Proteins from a single region of candidate division WOR-3 bacterium:
- a CDS encoding T9SS type A sorting domain-containing protein, protein MTRMTALILGVFCVLCGSSALAQPYKCDWSVAGIGGGEMTGNYKCGSTVGQTAAGPITGANYWALIGFWQPEGATGVREAQWSSGQAFKTRLYRPFPTPAARSVTIRYTLDAERQTLLQVHDLTGRAVRTLCASSMKRGAYSVTWNGRDDRGRSTATGVYFVRLNAGDYRATEKVVLQK, encoded by the coding sequence ATGACTAGGATGACAGCTCTGATACTCGGCGTCTTCTGCGTCCTTTGCGGTTCATCCGCCCTGGCCCAGCCCTACAAGTGCGACTGGAGCGTGGCGGGGATTGGCGGCGGGGAGATGACGGGCAACTACAAGTGCGGCTCGACCGTCGGCCAGACCGCAGCCGGGCCCATCACGGGCGCGAACTACTGGGCGCTGATCGGCTTCTGGCAGCCGGAGGGTGCGACCGGTGTGAGAGAGGCCCAGTGGTCCAGTGGTCAAGCGTTCAAGACAAGGCTGTACCGGCCCTTCCCGACTCCCGCTGCACGCAGCGTGACGATCCGCTACACACTGGACGCTGAACGCCAGACGCTCTTGCAGGTGCATGACCTGACGGGCAGGGCCGTCCGGACGCTCTGTGCGTCGAGCATGAAGCGTGGGGCGTACAGCGTCACCTGGAACGGCCGGGATGACCGTGGCCGGTCTACTGCCACCGGCGTCTACTTCGTCCGGCTGAATGCGGGCGACTACCGAGCGACCGAGAAGGTGGTCTTGCAGAAGTAG